In the genome of uncultured Treponema sp., one region contains:
- a CDS encoding Rpn family recombination-promoting nuclease/putative transposase: MYFIKPVEELRFTDDFMFSYVMRNKDICREVIRRLLKIEAREIKFPEAQKTISPIYSGKGIRLDVYTETPDEVVDIEMQSGSYAAIAQRMRYYQSILDSDSLLKGASYAMLKKSYVVFLCIDDPLGHGLPIYTFESFCRENKDIQLEDFSQKIIFNAAAWEKCGDIEIRAFLEYLKRSKATDKFLRRLDMTVDKIKEVQEFVNSYLAYNLHEYDVQEKGRIEGAAMQKAKDERLINQQAEEIARLKALLAEKDALK, translated from the coding sequence ATGTATTTTATTAAGCCGGTGGAGGAACTGAGGTTCACAGATGATTTTATGTTCAGCTATGTAATGAGAAACAAGGATATTTGCCGCGAGGTTATAAGAAGGCTGCTTAAAATCGAGGCAAGGGAAATAAAATTTCCTGAGGCGCAGAAGACAATATCTCCAATTTACAGCGGAAAGGGCATAAGGCTGGATGTCTACACGGAAACTCCAGACGAAGTGGTTGACATTGAGATGCAGTCTGGAAGCTACGCCGCAATTGCTCAGAGAATGCGTTATTATCAGTCCATACTGGACTCAGACAGCCTGCTGAAGGGAGCTTCGTATGCAATGCTTAAGAAAAGCTATGTTGTGTTCCTGTGCATAGATGATCCCTTGGGACACGGTCTTCCAATATATACATTTGAGTCATTTTGCAGGGAAAACAAAGACATTCAGCTTGAAGACTTCTCTCAAAAGATAATCTTTAATGCGGCAGCATGGGAAAAATGCGGTGATATTGAAATCCGGGCGTTTCTGGAGTATCTTAAAAGAAGCAAGGCAACGGACAAATTTTTAAGGAGGCTCGACATGACGGTGGACAAGATTAAAGAAGTGCAGGAATTTGTAAATTCATATTTGGCATACAACCTTCATGAATACGATGTTCAGGAAAAAGGCAGAATTGAAGGCGCCGCAATGCAGAAAGCCAAGGACGAACGCCTGATTAACCAGCAGGCAGAAGAAATAGCTCGCTTAAAAGCTCTTCTCGCGGAAAAAGACGCACTGAAATAA
- a CDS encoding aminotransferase class I/II-fold pyridoxal phosphate-dependent enzyme — protein sequence MINPLAQELNDALKGTTPGELLSDVGTRLYFPKGIIAQSAEAKKLGKTANGTIGTTVVEGKPIMLPSIKKYVPDLTSSELVGYAPTAGNPDLRAMWKESIIRKNPLLKDKKFSLPVVVPGLTAGISYLADLFLDETKPLVAADPSWDNYVLIAEARRNAKFVQFKMFKDGKFNIEGLKETMQKQAESGSVRILLNFPQNPSGYSPTSDEAKQLVSIVKEIAEKGAKVMVWCDDAYFGLNYEDDIEKQSLFAYLCDLHENVLAAKIDGPTKEDFAWGFRTGFITFGCKGLSDAQYEALVKKLMAAIRSSVSCAATPSQSLILKAASDGKLEEEKAEFRKILERRYKLVREFVSTHESKFIKPLPFNSGYFMSFDTMSIDAEKLRQKLLNDRGIGTISIDAKTLRVAFSSLDEEKINIVYQAIYDVADELGK from the coding sequence ATGATAAACCCATTAGCACAAGAATTAAATGACGCGCTCAAAGGCACAACGCCAGGCGAGCTGCTTTCTGATGTTGGAACAAGACTTTACTTTCCAAAGGGAATAATCGCACAAAGCGCAGAAGCCAAAAAACTTGGTAAAACTGCAAACGGAACAATCGGAACCACAGTTGTTGAAGGCAAACCTATTATGCTTCCTTCTATAAAAAAATATGTGCCGGACTTAACTTCTTCAGAACTTGTAGGATATGCGCCGACAGCAGGAAATCCGGATTTGCGTGCAATGTGGAAAGAATCAATTATCCGCAAAAATCCGCTTTTAAAAGATAAAAAATTCTCATTGCCGGTTGTTGTTCCTGGCCTTACAGCGGGAATTTCCTACCTTGCAGACCTTTTCCTTGATGAAACAAAGCCGCTTGTTGCAGCAGATCCGTCTTGGGACAATTACGTTCTTATTGCCGAAGCAAGACGAAACGCAAAATTCGTTCAGTTCAAGATGTTCAAGGATGGAAAATTCAACATTGAAGGATTGAAAGAAACTATGCAAAAACAGGCTGAATCTGGCTCTGTCCGCATTCTTTTGAATTTTCCGCAGAACCCTTCAGGCTACAGCCCGACTTCCGACGAAGCAAAACAGCTTGTTTCAATTGTAAAGGAAATTGCGGAAAAAGGCGCAAAAGTAATGGTTTGGTGCGATGATGCGTACTTCGGACTGAACTATGAAGACGATATAGAAAAACAGTCGCTATTTGCATATCTTTGCGACCTGCACGAAAATGTTCTTGCCGCAAAAATCGACGGACCTACAAAAGAAGATTTTGCCTGGGGATTCAGAACTGGATTTATAACTTTTGGCTGCAAAGGACTTTCTGACGCGCAATACGAAGCTCTTGTAAAAAAACTCATGGCTGCAATCCGCTCGTCAGTTTCATGCGCGGCAACTCCATCTCAGTCGCTGATTTTAAAAGCGGCATCAGACGGAAAACTCGAAGAAGAAAAAGCTGAATTCCGCAAAATTCTTGAACGCCGTTATAAACTTGTGCGCGAATTTGTTTCCACACACGAAAGCAAATTTATAAAGCCGCTTCCATTCAATTCAGGCTACTTTATGTCTTTTGACACAATGAGCATTGACGCAGAAAAATTAAGGCAGAAACTTTTAAACGACCGCGGAATCGGAACAATTTCCATAGACGCAAAAACTTTAAGAGTTGCCTTCTCAAGCCTTGATGAAGAAAAAATCAACATTGTTTATCAGGCGATTTACGACGTTGCGGATGAACTTGGAAAATAA
- a CDS encoding SlyX family protein, with protein MEKEIEEKIISLETKLAYMEDFVNQLQAVSVEHTETIERLRTENKLLSQKLHEVSDILEGDIPNRKPPHY; from the coding sequence ATGGAAAAAGAAATTGAAGAAAAAATAATCAGCCTTGAAACAAAGCTTGCCTATATGGAAGACTTTGTAAACCAGCTTCAGGCGGTTTCTGTTGAGCATACAGAAACAATCGAGCGGCTCAGAACTGAAAACAAACTTTTGTCTCAGAAGCTACATGAAGTTTCTGACATTCTTGAAGGCGACATTCCAAACAGAAAGCCGCCGCATTATTAA
- the mmsB gene encoding multiple monosaccharide ABC transporter permease, giving the protein MAVNTNSLKKMLKGNTMIFILLAVMLFFQALIVGFGKGSLFAPENITNLINQNAWVVILATGMLLCILTGGNIDLSVGSVICLVGAVAGILIVNLGWPVIPSIIVCLIVGTAIGAWHGFFIAYVHIPPFICTLSGMLLWRGVALILLGGMTISPFPSTFMNIFNSYLPDLALEQATDELFEASEDAYYALVDKNAQITLIVTLIIAVICCFVTVASAVYSRASKKRKGYSVSSAGSFIGKQVVLCAVIMLVGWLLAQDKGLPLILVILAVIVGIYSYYTQNTVPGRYLYAIGGNEKAARLSGVNTDNVMFFAYTNMGFIAAVAGLVCAARLNSAAPTVGTSYEMDAIASCFIGGASAYGGTGTVGGAVIGAVFMGILNNGMSILGVDANWQRAVKGLVLLLAVIFDVVSKKRSSSK; this is encoded by the coding sequence ATGGCAGTTAACACAAACAGCTTAAAGAAAATGCTTAAGGGCAACACGATGATTTTTATTCTTCTGGCAGTCATGCTGTTTTTTCAGGCTTTGATTGTTGGATTCGGAAAAGGCTCGCTTTTTGCTCCGGAAAATATTACAAACCTTATAAACCAGAACGCCTGGGTTGTAATTCTTGCAACTGGTATGCTTCTGTGTATTCTTACCGGCGGAAACATTGACCTTTCTGTTGGTTCTGTAATTTGTCTTGTTGGTGCAGTTGCAGGAATTTTAATTGTAAACCTTGGCTGGCCAGTTATTCCTTCAATTATTGTATGTCTTATTGTCGGAACAGCAATCGGCGCATGGCACGGATTTTTTATTGCCTATGTGCATATTCCGCCGTTTATCTGCACTTTGTCTGGAATGCTTTTGTGGCGCGGAGTTGCCTTGATTCTTCTTGGCGGAATGACAATTTCTCCGTTCCCTTCAACGTTCATGAACATCTTCAACAGCTATCTTCCGGACCTTGCGCTTGAGCAGGCTACAGACGAGCTTTTTGAAGCTTCAGAAGATGCCTATTATGCTCTTGTTGACAAGAATGCCCAGATTACTTTGATTGTAACTTTGATTATTGCCGTTATCTGCTGCTTTGTTACTGTTGCTTCCGCAGTTTATAGCCGCGCTTCAAAAAAGAGAAAGGGATATTCTGTGTCTTCTGCAGGCTCATTTATCGGAAAGCAGGTTGTTTTGTGTGCTGTGATTATGCTTGTTGGCTGGCTTCTTGCCCAGGACAAAGGACTTCCGCTTATTCTTGTGATTCTTGCGGTTATTGTCGGAATCTATTCTTACTACACACAAAATACAGTTCCTGGCCGCTATCTTTATGCAATCGGCGGAAACGAAAAAGCTGCCCGTCTTTCCGGTGTAAACACAGACAACGTTATGTTCTTTGCTTACACAAACATGGGATTCATTGCTGCTGTTGCCGGACTTGTCTGCGCCGCTCGATTGAACTCTGCCGCTCCTACAGTTGGAACAAGCTATGAAATGGATGCGATTGCGTCATGCTTTATCGGTGGAGCTTCTGCTTACGGCGGAACAGGAACTGTTGGCGGTGCTGTAATCGGTGCTGTCTTTATGGGAATCCTTAATAACGGTATGTCAATCCTTGGTGTTGATGCTAACTGGCAGCGCGCGGTAAAAGGTCTTGTTCTTTTGCTTGCTGTAATCTTTGATGTTGTTTCAAAGAAAAGAAGCAGCTCAAAATAA
- a CDS encoding MBL fold metallo-hydrolase yields MAVTAYSLGAAEEVTGSRHILEIDGRSIMVDCGAFQGRRAESDKKNREFSFPADKVESVVLTHAHYDHCGLLPVLMKNGYDGTIYATPATRDLANIVMMDSARIQARDAEFLAKQAKKKGEAFTWKPLYNEADCVKAANQIVTLGYNRKMYIAPDVQLEFFDAGHILGSSLAYFTITGQRKNQQGTKATTGSGIKPKLWHKLFGARLSLKNEPSQNADGENELRVLYTGDLGRRNKPIIKDPATNMPAPDYIFMESTYGNRLHAETSSTMYELEKVVRQAIDSKGKIIIPTFAIERAQEIVYYLHLLVDQKRIPQIPIYMDSPMAVNATGIYQLHQECYDAATQEAFLAHHKNPFGFNSLQFITSVDESKELNKKSGPMIILSADGMCEAGRILYHLANNISNPNNIILIVGYMSEHTLGRRILEGEKEVKILGDWYKVNAQIKQIDSFSAHADYKESTEWLKLIDTSRLKKIFLVHGEKDAQAHLKGYLAENGFPNVEIVKYGETYDLE; encoded by the coding sequence ATGGCAGTTACAGCATATTCACTTGGAGCGGCAGAAGAAGTTACAGGAAGCCGGCATATACTTGAAATTGACGGACGCAGCATAATGGTAGACTGCGGAGCTTTTCAGGGGCGGAGAGCGGAATCAGATAAAAAGAACAGGGAATTCAGTTTTCCGGCGGATAAAGTTGAAAGCGTTGTTTTGACCCATGCGCATTATGACCACTGCGGGCTTCTTCCGGTTCTTATGAAAAACGGATACGACGGAACAATTTACGCAACTCCGGCAACACGGGATCTTGCAAACATCGTTATGATGGACAGCGCGCGCATTCAAGCTCGAGACGCGGAATTTCTTGCAAAGCAGGCAAAAAAGAAAGGCGAAGCTTTTACCTGGAAGCCTCTGTATAACGAAGCGGACTGCGTAAAGGCGGCAAATCAGATTGTTACGCTGGGCTACAACCGCAAAATGTACATTGCCCCGGACGTTCAGCTTGAATTTTTTGATGCAGGGCACATTCTTGGAAGCTCCCTCGCCTACTTTACAATTACCGGGCAAAGAAAAAATCAGCAGGGAACAAAAGCAACCACAGGAAGCGGCATAAAACCAAAACTTTGGCACAAGCTGTTCGGCGCAAGACTTTCTTTAAAAAATGAACCATCTCAAAACGCAGACGGAGAAAACGAGCTTAGAGTTCTTTACACTGGAGACTTGGGAAGACGGAACAAGCCAATCATAAAAGACCCGGCAACAAATATGCCCGCTCCTGACTATATCTTCATGGAAAGCACTTATGGCAACAGGCTTCATGCGGAAACTTCAAGCACAATGTACGAGCTTGAAAAAGTTGTGCGCCAGGCAATCGACTCAAAGGGAAAAATAATCATTCCAACATTTGCAATCGAGCGCGCGCAGGAAATTGTCTATTATCTTCATCTTTTAGTTGACCAAAAAAGAATTCCGCAGATTCCTATTTACATGGACAGTCCTATGGCGGTAAACGCAACCGGAATTTATCAGCTTCATCAGGAGTGCTACGATGCGGCAACACAGGAAGCGTTCCTTGCGCACCACAAAAATCCGTTCGGCTTCAACTCGCTTCAGTTCATTACGAGCGTCGATGAATCCAAGGAGCTGAACAAGAAAAGCGGTCCGATGATAATTTTGAGCGCAGACGGAATGTGCGAAGCCGGACGCATTCTTTACCACTTGGCGAACAATATTTCAAATCCGAACAACATAATTCTGATTGTAGGCTATATGTCCGAGCATACTTTGGGACGCAGAATTCTTGAGGGCGAAAAAGAAGTGAAGATTCTTGGCGACTGGTACAAAGTGAACGCTCAGATAAAGCAAATTGACTCGTTTAGCGCGCACGCCGACTATAAGGAAAGCACCGAATGGCTCAAGCTCATAGACACAAGCAGGCTCAAAAAGATTTTCCTTGTGCATGGAGAAAAAGATGCGCAGGCACATCTTAAAGGCTATCTTGCAGAAAACGGATTTCCGAATGTTGAAATTGTAAAGTACGGCGAAACATACGATTTGGAATAG
- the chvE gene encoding multiple monosaccharide ABC transporter substrate-binding protein, protein MKKIIAVLLACALVLPCFAAKKKGTKVGVSMPTKDLQRWNQDGANMKAQLEKAGYVVDLQYANNDIATQVSQIENMITGKCNVLVVASIDGSALKNALDGAKKKRIPVIAYDRLIMNTNSVSYYATFDNYKVGTIQGEYLVDKLNLKNRTKSDPAYIEFFTGSPDDNNINFFFGGAMDTLKPYLDSGVLVCRSGQTSKAQCATLNWSTEEGQKRMENLITSNGYGPRGTKLDAVYSSNDSVAMGITNALVAAGYTKANFPIVTGQDCDIGSVKNMLKGTQAMSVFKDTRTLAEKVVGMVDALLQGTKPEINDTKTYDNGKGIVPSYLCDPVYADVSNYKALLVDSGYYTEAQLK, encoded by the coding sequence ATGAAAAAAATTATCGCTGTTCTTTTGGCTTGCGCGCTCGTGCTTCCATGTTTCGCAGCAAAAAAGAAAGGAACAAAAGTAGGTGTTTCTATGCCTACAAAAGACTTGCAGAGATGGAACCAGGACGGAGCAAACATGAAGGCTCAGCTGGAAAAAGCAGGCTATGTTGTTGACTTGCAGTATGCTAACAATGACATTGCAACTCAGGTTTCCCAGATTGAAAACATGATTACTGGAAAATGCAACGTTCTTGTTGTTGCTTCTATCGATGGTTCAGCTCTTAAAAACGCGCTTGACGGTGCAAAGAAAAAGAGAATTCCGGTTATTGCTTATGACCGCTTGATTATGAACACAAATTCAGTTTCTTACTATGCGACATTCGACAACTACAAAGTAGGAACAATTCAGGGTGAATATCTTGTTGACAAGCTGAATCTTAAGAACCGCACAAAATCTGATCCTGCTTACATCGAATTCTTCACAGGTTCTCCAGATGACAACAACATCAACTTCTTCTTCGGCGGAGCAATGGACACACTCAAGCCTTACCTTGACAGCGGAGTTCTCGTTTGCCGTTCAGGACAGACTTCAAAAGCACAGTGCGCAACTTTGAACTGGTCTACAGAAGAAGGACAGAAACGCATGGAAAACCTTATCACTTCAAACGGATACGGTCCACGCGGAACAAAACTTGACGCTGTTTATTCTTCAAACGACTCTGTTGCAATGGGAATCACAAACGCTCTTGTTGCGGCTGGCTACACAAAGGCAAACTTCCCGATTGTTACTGGACAGGACTGCGACATTGGTTCTGTAAAGAACATGCTCAAGGGAACTCAGGCAATGTCTGTATTCAAGGACACTCGCACTTTGGCAGAAAAAGTTGTTGGAATGGTTGACGCTCTTCTTCAGGGAACAAAACCAGAAATCAACGACACAAAGACTTACGACAATGGAAAAGGAATCGTTCCTTCATACCTTTGTGATCCAGTTTATGCTGATGTTTCAAACTACAAGGCTCTCCTTGTTGATTCTGGATACTACACAGAAGCTCAGCTTAAATAG
- a CDS encoding hemolysin III family protein translates to MGDITRRITRKSLKAKRKAAIKTIKAQAKEKIHQIKVDYSMDAEKKKEKAAERERKRELRAQKANARLSYNARQPRPFTLGEDVLSSIANGIGAGLSVSAIVLLVIRAYFYAPAAQKSTYISTFAVFGSSLFVLHLMATLYHAISPSKAKKVFSIFNHCAIYLFIGGIFTPLLLTKMSGPATTACAVLWGILAFLLVLYAVFGARLHSFSVFTYIVFAAILVGLAASGAVALNFSSKVFLFAGAAAYGISFAFFMMRNFKWTHSIFHLFAIGAAVLVFFGIYNLI, encoded by the coding sequence ATGGGCGATATTACCCGCAGAATCACAAGAAAATCCTTAAAGGCAAAAAGAAAAGCAGCCATAAAAACTATAAAGGCGCAGGCAAAGGAAAAAATCCATCAGATAAAAGTTGACTATTCTATGGATGCAGAAAAGAAAAAGGAAAAGGCGGCTGAACGAGAGCGCAAGCGTGAGCTTAGAGCGCAAAAAGCAAACGCCCGCTTGTCTTACAATGCACGTCAGCCGCGTCCATTTACACTTGGCGAAGATGTCCTTAGTTCAATTGCAAACGGAATCGGAGCAGGGCTTAGTGTTTCGGCTATTGTTCTTCTGGTTATCCGCGCGTATTTTTATGCTCCGGCTGCGCAGAAAAGCACTTATATTTCAACATTCGCGGTGTTCGGCTCAAGCCTTTTTGTGCTTCATCTTATGGCGACGCTTTACCATGCGATTTCACCTTCAAAGGCAAAAAAAGTATTTTCTATTTTTAACCATTGCGCGATTTATCTTTTTATAGGCGGAATCTTTACACCTTTGTTGCTTACCAAAATGTCTGGACCTGCCACAACTGCCTGCGCTGTTCTTTGGGGAATTCTTGCGTTCCTTTTGGTTTTGTACGCGGTGTTCGGCGCAAGGCTTCATTCGTTTTCTGTTTTTACATACATAGTTTTTGCGGCGATTCTTGTGGGTCTTGCAGCCTCTGGAGCTGTTGCATTAAATTTTTCAAGCAAAGTATTTTTGTTTGCAGGAGCGGCCGCTTACGGAATAAGCTTTGCATTCTTTATGATGCGGAATTTCAAATGGACTCACAGCATCTTCCATCTGTTTGCGATTGGAGCCGCGGTTCTGGTTTTCTTTGGAATTTATAACCTTATATAA
- the eno gene encoding phosphopyruvate hydratase, with protein MGGCKIQKIVGREILDSRGNPTVEVDVTLESGAFGRASVPSGASTGENEALELRDGDKKRYLGKGVLKAVENVNKVIAPALIGMCGLEQRAIDKKMIELDGTKTKSKLGANAILGVSLAVAKAAAAYLGIPLYRYIGGTNTYTLPVPMMNIINAGQHSDAPIAFQEFMIRPVGASSFKEGIRMGTEVFHSLKAVLKARGLSTAVGDEGGFAPKLDGTEDALDTIVKAIKEAGYEPGKDVKIAMDCASSEFYENGIYDYTWKEGADGKKLTSAQQADYLADLISKYPIDSIEDGMAESDWEGWKLLTDKIGSKCQLVGDDLFVTNVEYLKKGIELGCANSILIKVNQIGSLTETLDAIEMAHRHGYTSVTSHRSGETEDSTIADIAVATNSGQIKTGSASRSDRMAKYNQLLRIEEELGDLAVYGYKRVK; from the coding sequence ATGGGCGGTTGTAAAATTCAGAAAATTGTCGGACGTGAAATTCTTGATTCTCGCGGAAATCCTACAGTAGAAGTTGACGTTACTTTGGAAAGCGGCGCGTTTGGCAGAGCATCAGTTCCTTCTGGAGCTTCTACTGGTGAGAATGAAGCTCTTGAATTGCGCGACGGAGACAAAAAACGCTACTTGGGAAAAGGCGTTCTCAAGGCAGTTGAAAATGTTAACAAAGTAATTGCCCCGGCTCTTATCGGAATGTGCGGACTTGAGCAGCGTGCGATTGACAAAAAAATGATTGAGCTTGACGGAACAAAAACAAAGTCCAAGCTTGGAGCAAATGCAATTCTTGGAGTTTCACTTGCAGTGGCAAAAGCAGCCGCAGCTTACCTTGGCATTCCTCTTTACCGTTACATTGGCGGAACAAATACTTACACATTGCCAGTTCCAATGATGAACATTATAAATGCCGGCCAGCATTCAGACGCTCCTATCGCATTCCAGGAATTTATGATTCGCCCGGTTGGAGCTTCTTCATTTAAAGAAGGAATCCGCATGGGAACAGAGGTTTTCCATAGCTTGAAGGCTGTTTTAAAGGCACGCGGACTTTCAACTGCTGTAGGCGATGAAGGCGGATTTGCTCCAAAGCTTGACGGAACAGAAGACGCTCTTGACACAATCGTAAAGGCTATAAAAGAAGCTGGATATGAGCCTGGAAAAGATGTAAAAATCGCAATGGACTGCGCTTCATCTGAATTCTATGAAAACGGAATTTACGATTATACTTGGAAAGAAGGCGCGGACGGAAAAAAACTTACTTCGGCACAGCAGGCTGATTATCTTGCGGATCTTATTTCAAAATATCCAATCGATTCAATTGAAGACGGAATGGCAGAAAGCGACTGGGAAGGCTGGAAACTTCTTACTGATAAAATCGGCTCAAAATGCCAGCTTGTTGGCGATGACCTTTTTGTTACAAATGTTGAATATCTTAAGAAAGGAATTGAGCTTGGATGCGCAAATTCAATTCTTATAAAAGTAAATCAGATTGGCTCTCTTACAGAAACTCTTGATGCAATTGAAATGGCTCACCGCCACGGATATACAAGCGTAACTTCTCACCGTTCCGGCGAAACTGAAGATTCAACAATTGCCGACATCGCAGTTGCAACAAATTCAGGACAGATTAAAACAGGTTCTGCATCTCGTTCAGACCGCATGGCAAAGTATAATCAGCTTTTGCGCATAGAAGAAGAACTTGGAGACTTGGCGGTTTACGGCTACAAGAGAGTGAAATAG
- the mmsA gene encoding multiple monosaccharide ABC transporter ATP-binding protein, protein MAKALLEMRNITKEFPGVKALNNVTLSVEEGEIHALCGENGAGKSTLMNVLSGIYGYGSYSGDIIYDGKLCKFQTIKDSESLGIVIIHQELALVPLLTIAENMFLGNERGSKFKVDWAETFDKADSLLAEVGLKESSHTLIKDIGVGKQQLVEIAKALGKKVRLLILDEPTASLNENESKHLLDLLLEFKKQGMTSIIISHKLNEISYVADKITVIRDGAVIKTLDKSKDDFSENTIIAAMVGRDITDRFPKRASKVGDVCFEVKNWCVDHPVFDGIKVCDNVNFNLRKGEVLGISGLMGAGRTELAMSIFGHSYGANISGQIFLNGKEIDLPNVKSAINHKIAYVTEDRKGNGLILSETITQNTVSAKPEKVSKHGIYNFDECRRVAQNSAKEMRTKCATVDEAVGNLSGGNMQKVLLGKWLFADPDILILDEPTRGIDVGAKYEIYCIINRMVAEGKSVILISSEMPEVLGMSDRIYVMNEGRMIAEMDAKDASQEKIMSCIISSENK, encoded by the coding sequence ATGGCAAAAGCATTATTGGAAATGCGGAATATTACAAAAGAGTTTCCTGGCGTCAAAGCTCTGAACAACGTTACGCTTTCTGTGGAAGAAGGCGAGATTCATGCTCTCTGCGGCGAAAACGGAGCTGGAAAGTCTACTCTTATGAATGTTTTAAGCGGCATTTACGGATACGGCTCTTATTCCGGCGATATTATCTATGACGGCAAACTCTGCAAATTCCAGACAATAAAAGACAGCGAATCGCTGGGCATTGTAATTATTCATCAGGAGCTGGCTCTTGTTCCTCTTCTGACGATTGCAGAAAATATGTTCCTTGGAAATGAGCGCGGCTCAAAATTCAAGGTTGACTGGGCAGAAACATTCGACAAGGCTGATTCCCTTCTTGCGGAAGTTGGTCTTAAAGAATCATCACATACACTTATAAAGGACATTGGCGTTGGCAAGCAGCAGCTTGTAGAAATTGCCAAGGCACTTGGAAAAAAAGTTCGGCTTTTGATTTTGGACGAGCCAACTGCTTCCTTGAACGAAAACGAATCCAAGCATCTTTTGGATTTGCTCCTTGAATTCAAAAAGCAGGGAATGACTTCAATTATTATTTCCCACAAGCTGAATGAAATTTCTTATGTTGCTGACAAAATTACAGTTATCCGCGACGGCGCTGTAATAAAAACGCTCGACAAGAGCAAAGACGATTTTTCAGAGAATACAATTATTGCGGCGATGGTTGGCCGTGATATTACAGATAGATTTCCTAAGCGCGCTTCAAAAGTTGGAGATGTCTGCTTTGAAGTCAAGAACTGGTGCGTGGACCATCCTGTTTTCGATGGAATCAAGGTTTGCGACAATGTGAATTTCAACTTGCGCAAAGGCGAGGTTCTTGGAATTTCGGGGCTTATGGGAGCCGGACGCACGGAACTTGCAATGAGCATCTTTGGACATTCCTATGGCGCGAATATTTCCGGGCAGATTTTTCTCAACGGAAAAGAAATTGATCTTCCGAATGTAAAGTCGGCAATCAACCACAAGATTGCTTATGTAACAGAAGACCGCAAAGGCAACGGACTTATTCTTTCGGAAACAATCACGCAGAACACAGTTTCAGCAAAGCCGGAAAAAGTTTCTAAGCACGGAATCTACAACTTTGACGAATGCAGACGCGTTGCCCAGAATTCAGCAAAGGAAATGCGTACAAAATGCGCAACTGTAGATGAAGCTGTAGGAAATCTTTCGGGCGGAAATATGCAGAAAGTTCTTCTTGGAAAATGGCTTTTTGCCGACCCGGATATTCTGATTCTTGATGAGCCGACACGCGGAATCGATGTTGGCGCAAAGTACGAGATTTACTGCATTATAAACCGTATGGTTGCAGAAGGAAAATCAGTAATTTTGATTTCCTCTGAAATGCCGGAAGTACTTGGAATGAGCGACCGCATTTATGTTATGAATGAAGGCCGCATGATTGCAGAAATGGACGCTAAGGATGCAAGCCAGGAAAAAATCATGTCATGCATCATCAGCTCGGAAAATAAATAG